The Papio anubis isolate 15944 chromosome 5, Panubis1.0, whole genome shotgun sequence genome has a segment encoding these proteins:
- the CSF2 gene encoding granulocyte-macrophage colony-stimulating factor precursor (The RefSeq protein has 2 substitutions compared to this genomic sequence), translating into MWLQGLLLLGTVACSISAPARLPSPGMQPWEHVNAIQEARRLLNLSRDTAAEMNKTVEVVSEMFDLQEPSCVQTRLELYKQGLQGSLTKLKGPLTMMASHYKQHCPPTPETSCATQIITFQSFKEDLKDFLLVIPFDCWEPVQE; encoded by the exons ATGTGGCTGCAGGGCCTGCTGCTCTTGGGCACTGTGGCCTGCAGCATCTCTGCACCCGCCCGCTCGCCCAGCCCCGGCATGCAGCCCTGGGAGCATGTGAATGCCATCCAGGAGGCCCGGCGTCTCCTGAACCTGAGTAGAGACACTGCTGCTGAGATG aATAAAACCGTAGAAGTCGTCTCAGAAATGTTTGACCTCCAG GAGCCGAGCTGCGTACAGACCCGCCTGGAGCTGTACAAGCAGGGCCTGCAGGGCAGCCTCACTAAGCTCAAGGGCCCCTTGACCATGATGGCCAGCCACTACAAGCAGCACTGCCCTCCAACCCCG gaaacttccTGTGCAACCCAGATTATCACCTTCCAAAGTTTCAAAGAAAACCTGAAGGACTTTCTGCTTGTCATCCCCTTTGACTGCTGGGAGCCAGTCCAGGAGTAA
- the IL3 gene encoding interleukin-3 precursor, with amino-acid sequence MSCLPVLLLLHLLVSPGLQAPMTQTTSLKTSWANCSNMIDEIITHLNQPPLPSPDFNDLNEEDQTILVEKNLRRSNLEAFSKAVKSLQNASAIESILKNLPPCLPMATAAPTRPPIRITNGDRNDFRRKLKFYLKTLENEQAQ; translated from the exons ATGAGCTGCCTGCCCGTCCTGCTCCTGCTCCATCTCCTGGTCAGCCCCGGACTCCAAGCTCCCATGACCCAGACAACGTCCTTGAAGACAAGCTGGGCTAACTGCTCTAACATGATCGATGAAATTATAACACACTTAAACCAGCCACCTTTGCCTTCGCcg GACTTCAACGACCTCAATGAGGAAGACCAAACCATTCTGGTG GAAAAAAACCTTCGAAGGTCAAACCTGGAGGCATTCAGTAAGGCTGTCAAGAGTTTACAGAACGCATCAGCAATCGAGAGCATTCTTAAG AATCTCCCACCATGCCTGCCCATGGCCACGGCCGCACCCACG CGACCTCCAATCCGTATCACGAACGGTGACCGGAATGACTTCcggaggaaactgaagttctaTCTGAAAACCCTTGAGAATGAGCAGGCTCAATAG